A genomic stretch from Sporocytophaga myxococcoides DSM 11118 includes:
- a CDS encoding response regulator, producing the protein MLPFEKFGLNKKIRLGLGFSIILLILSSSLSFYTILKLIEQSSWVDHTNEILINIESTISQLRGAETGQRGYLLTGDEQFLEPYRNAESKVKVNLAKLKELTADNKYQRQSIDTLERLISLRFDRMNDVLEKFRRDKTQISYRDMVVGKKMMDEIRSMYTNMRSEEQGLLKSRIAAVNKYYRSSPIIIIISSLIAIVLAGVSFYFINRDIRNKEIVQQELKALNSRLEESNEELIKNRNEVTNQNYLLQANSRINDLLRGERDLGLLSNKVLSFLTEFMKAQAGVIYIAQDDGSFEITDTYAIETNANLPKKFYSGEGLLGQCALQKKVQLINDVSVKNIKINSGLAAFDVAEILIVPFHHSENTVALVELLSREKFNELDLQFIYSVGSTISIFINGIKSEMRTFELLSETQNQSEELETQQEELRIMNDELREQRDKLQASDEELRASEEELQEKNAELELQYEAINSKNKALEDARQALQLKMNQVEVISQYKSDFLANMSHELRTPLNSILILSGLLKDNKNKTLSKKEIEQAGIIERSGNDLLKLINQILDLAKVESGKVRLELGDFRPNEFKMDEQFRDLARERNVNFRSSIENGVPDFIYTDKFRVEQVLKNLLSNAFKFTPDSGTVEYIIRPVTEPNKKFLNPDLNNKKVVAFVVKDTGIGIPPDKLDLIFEAFQQADPSTTRKYGGSGLGLTISRDIAILLGGEIQVESIVGKGSKFTLYLPERADEKNLEEAILVPEKYAPVPPVSQIPPVTRSIPNVHSSRSILIVEDDVYFSRILEDYAKSKGYEVTVIHKGNEVIDIAKDNNFAAILLDVQLPDTNGWEVLKGLKHNPLLKDIPVHMMSAYDKEAYHNNMGQENFIPKPVALESLDKAFNKISVGIDRDIIKVLIVEDNENESLAVKDLLKSQGIESHNAFNGAEALELLKKERYDGIILDIKLPDYNGYDLLEFIKKDNGLKGMPVIIYSGKDLSVDEEAKFKRYADTIIIKTEYSYTRLLEEVKLFMHNMGASIEKSSRSSIVQRDMLLKDKKVLIADDDMRNIYSLTNVLEDQGMHVVVAYDGRQAIDELDANPDIDIVLMDIMMPEMDGIDATKSIRSKPEYHNLPIIAITAKAMTGDKEKCIAAGVSDYISKPIELPKLLSLMRVWLYKS; encoded by the coding sequence ATGTTGCCTTTTGAAAAATTTGGTCTTAATAAAAAGATAAGACTGGGTTTAGGATTCTCTATTATCCTACTGATATTATCTTCATCCCTCTCGTTTTATACAATATTAAAACTGATAGAGCAATCATCATGGGTCGACCATACAAATGAAATACTGATCAATATTGAATCAACCATTTCTCAACTGAGAGGGGCAGAGACGGGACAGAGAGGTTATTTGCTCACAGGAGATGAACAATTTCTGGAACCATATCGAAATGCGGAAAGCAAAGTAAAGGTAAATTTAGCTAAGTTGAAGGAACTTACAGCAGATAATAAATACCAGAGGCAATCCATAGATACTTTGGAAAGACTGATTAGCCTGCGCTTTGATAGAATGAATGATGTTTTGGAGAAATTCAGGAGAGATAAGACACAAATCAGTTACCGTGATATGGTTGTTGGTAAGAAGATGATGGATGAGATTCGGTCCATGTATACAAATATGCGGAGTGAAGAGCAGGGGCTTCTTAAAAGCAGGATTGCAGCTGTCAATAAATATTACAGATCATCCCCAATCATTATAATAATTTCATCTCTTATTGCGATTGTTTTAGCGGGAGTATCATTTTATTTTATAAACAGGGACATTAGAAACAAAGAAATTGTTCAGCAAGAATTAAAAGCTCTTAATAGTCGTCTTGAGGAATCCAATGAGGAATTGATTAAAAACAGAAATGAAGTCACCAATCAAAATTACTTGCTACAGGCAAATAGCAGGATAAACGATTTGCTAAGAGGAGAAAGAGACTTAGGTTTATTGAGTAATAAGGTATTGTCATTTCTGACTGAATTTATGAAGGCTCAGGCAGGGGTAATTTATATAGCACAAGATGATGGTAGCTTTGAGATTACAGATACCTATGCCATTGAGACAAATGCAAATTTACCTAAAAAATTTTATTCTGGAGAGGGATTGTTGGGGCAGTGTGCATTACAAAAAAAGGTTCAGTTAATTAATGATGTGTCTGTCAAAAATATAAAGATCAATTCAGGCCTTGCCGCTTTTGACGTTGCTGAAATTTTAATAGTGCCATTTCATCATTCGGAAAATACCGTAGCATTAGTGGAGCTTTTGAGCAGAGAAAAATTCAATGAACTTGATCTCCAGTTTATTTACAGTGTTGGAAGCACTATATCCATTTTTATAAATGGTATAAAATCGGAAATGAGGACATTCGAGTTGTTGTCAGAAACCCAGAACCAGTCGGAAGAGCTGGAAACACAGCAGGAAGAACTTCGGATTATGAATGATGAATTGAGGGAGCAAAGAGATAAGTTGCAGGCTTCGGATGAAGAATTACGCGCCAGTGAAGAAGAACTTCAGGAAAAGAATGCGGAGCTTGAGTTGCAATATGAAGCAATTAATTCAAAGAATAAAGCGCTTGAAGATGCAAGACAGGCGTTGCAGTTAAAGATGAATCAGGTAGAGGTAATCAGTCAATATAAGTCAGATTTCCTTGCCAATATGTCTCATGAGCTAAGAACACCATTGAATAGTATCTTAATACTATCAGGCCTTTTAAAAGACAACAAAAACAAAACATTAAGCAAGAAAGAGATTGAACAAGCGGGTATAATTGAACGTTCCGGAAATGATTTACTTAAGCTTATTAATCAGATTCTGGATTTGGCAAAAGTAGAGTCCGGGAAAGTAAGGCTTGAACTTGGTGATTTCAGACCTAATGAATTTAAGATGGATGAACAGTTCAGAGATCTTGCCAGAGAGAGAAATGTAAATTTTAGATCTTCAATAGAAAATGGCGTCCCTGATTTTATTTATACTGACAAGTTCAGGGTGGAACAGGTGCTCAAGAATCTATTATCTAATGCCTTTAAGTTCACTCCGGATAGCGGAACCGTTGAATACATCATTAGACCGGTAACTGAACCCAATAAGAAATTTCTAAATCCTGATTTGAATAACAAAAAAGTAGTTGCCTTTGTTGTAAAAGATACTGGTATAGGAATTCCTCCTGATAAGCTGGATCTGATATTTGAGGCCTTTCAACAAGCTGATCCTTCTACTACAAGAAAATATGGAGGCTCTGGCCTTGGCCTTACTATCAGCAGAGATATAGCAATATTGCTTGGTGGAGAAATTCAAGTGGAAAGTATTGTTGGAAAAGGAAGTAAATTTACTTTGTACCTCCCGGAGAGAGCTGATGAAAAGAATTTGGAAGAAGCCATCCTGGTGCCCGAGAAATATGCTCCAGTACCTCCAGTATCTCAAATACCGCCAGTTACTAGAAGTATTCCGAATGTTCACTCATCAAGGAGTATACTTATTGTAGAAGATGATGTTTACTTCTCAAGAATTCTTGAAGACTATGCTAAAAGCAAAGGTTATGAGGTGACAGTTATTCATAAAGGAAATGAAGTGATTGACATTGCAAAAGATAATAATTTTGCTGCCATTCTGCTTGATGTGCAATTACCCGATACTAATGGATGGGAAGTGCTTAAAGGACTTAAACATAATCCTTTGTTAAAAGATATTCCCGTACATATGATGTCTGCATATGATAAGGAGGCCTATCACAACAATATGGGCCAGGAAAACTTTATTCCAAAGCCGGTAGCTCTTGAATCACTTGATAAAGCGTTCAACAAAATCAGTGTTGGTATCGACAGGGATATAATAAAGGTTTTGATAGTGGAAGACAATGAAAATGAGAGTCTGGCAGTAAAAGATCTTTTAAAATCCCAGGGCATTGAATCCCATAATGCTTTTAATGGGGCAGAAGCTCTTGAGCTTTTGAAGAAGGAAAGATACGATGGTATTATATTAGATATAAAACTTCCTGATTATAATGGGTATGACTTGCTAGAGTTTATAAAAAAAGATAATGGTCTGAAAGGAATGCCTGTTATTATTTATTCTGGGAAAGACCTTTCTGTAGATGAGGAAGCCAAATTCAAGAGGTATGCAGATACAATAATTATTAAGACGGAGTATTCATATACAAGACTTCTGGAAGAAGTTAAACTCTTCATGCATAACATGGGAGCAAGCATAGAAAAGTCATCAAGGTCTTCTATAGTACAGAGAGATATGTTGCTGAAAGATAAGAAGGTACTTATTGCTGATGATGATATGCGCAATATTTATTCTCTGACCAATGTGCTGGAAGATCAGGGGATGCATGTAGTAGTAGCTTATGATGGCAGGCAGGCAATAGATGAACTAGATGCTAATCCAGACATTGATATCGTATTAATGGATATTATGATGCCTGAAATGGATGGAATCGATGCTACTAAATCTATCAGATCTAAACCTGAATATCATAACCTTCCTATTATTGCAATTACAGCAAAAGCGATGACTGGTGATAAGGAAAAATGTATCGCAGCTGGCGTTTCTGATTATATTTCAAAACCTATCGAGTTACCTAAATTATTATCTCTGATGCGTGTATGGTTATATAAAAGTTAA
- a CDS encoding CheR family methyltransferase, whose amino-acid sequence MGYIEIDDEAYQDLLMAIMGRYSYDFSGYSRASMNRRISRFMINKNLETVSELKFRILADTGYFESFLEEVTVNVTEMFRDPSFYLSLRKNVVPYLKTYPYVRVWDAGCSTGEETYSLAMLLKEESVLTKSRIYATDINGKVLQTAKEGIYPISCMKEYSRNYLEAGGLFSLSDYYHARYNRAIMDSELSKNFLFSIHNLVHDGSFNEFNLILCRNVLIYFQKELQEKVLELFMDSLPVFGFLALGNKESLRFSKIEKYFQVIDQKEKIYRRIN is encoded by the coding sequence ATGGGATATATAGAAATAGATGATGAAGCGTATCAGGACCTGCTCATGGCTATTATGGGACGTTATAGCTATGATTTTTCGGGATACTCCAGAGCTTCAATGAACAGACGCATTAGCAGATTTATGATTAATAAAAATCTGGAAACTGTGAGTGAATTGAAATTCAGAATACTTGCAGATACTGGATATTTTGAATCTTTTTTGGAAGAGGTTACAGTGAATGTAACAGAGATGTTCAGAGATCCTTCGTTTTATCTTTCTCTTAGAAAAAATGTGGTACCTTATCTAAAGACATATCCTTATGTTAGAGTGTGGGACGCAGGTTGCTCAACAGGTGAAGAGACATATTCGCTTGCAATGCTTTTAAAAGAAGAATCTGTCTTGACTAAATCAAGAATCTATGCTACAGATATTAATGGTAAAGTATTGCAGACTGCTAAGGAGGGAATTTATCCTATATCCTGTATGAAAGAATATTCAAGAAATTATCTTGAGGCAGGGGGCTTATTTTCACTGTCAGACTACTATCACGCGCGATATAATAGAGCCATCATGGATTCAGAACTCAGTAAAAATTTTCTGTTTTCAATTCATAATCTAGTACACGACGGATCATTTAACGAATTTAATCTGATTTTATGCCGCAATGTGCTGATATATTTTCAAAAAGAATTACAGGAAAAGGTATTGGAATTATTCATGGACAGCCTGCCAGTTTTCGGATTCCTCGCTCTGGGTAACAAGGAATCTCTTAGGTTCAGCAAGATTGAAAAATATTTCCAGGTAATAGATCAGAAAGAGAAAATATATAGAAGAATTAATTAA
- a CDS encoding DUF4241 domain-containing protein produces MIKYPSFLEDSFNKGYSIIEEGVTYSFQCQNMGSINIRTGKILTCDPLNTEEVDAFVNLFPLGSFPVELAIADIETDERIAFARIKFSEEKPVRWEFALLEGQRMEDLQEGEIFGYAVDSGLGCFMDLSALEAYEYYAKKNNEYHEEIFDQMDEVYKDTRTWYMWKSKEETIAIFTTGYGDDVYQSYVGFDNDGRICRIVTDFNLLDWNR; encoded by the coding sequence ATGATAAAATATCCATCCTTCCTTGAAGACAGTTTTAATAAGGGCTATTCTATTATTGAAGAAGGTGTTACCTATTCATTTCAATGTCAGAATATGGGGAGTATCAATATCCGTACAGGAAAGATTCTTACATGTGACCCTTTAAATACCGAAGAGGTGGATGCATTTGTCAACTTGTTTCCTTTAGGCAGTTTTCCTGTGGAACTGGCAATAGCAGATATTGAAACAGATGAACGAATAGCATTTGCTAGAATAAAATTCTCAGAAGAGAAGCCTGTTCGTTGGGAATTTGCTCTTCTTGAAGGCCAACGTATGGAAGATTTGCAGGAAGGAGAAATATTCGGGTACGCCGTAGATTCAGGTCTTGGTTGTTTTATGGATCTTTCTGCATTGGAAGCATATGAATATTATGCTAAAAAAAATAACGAATACCACGAAGAGATTTTTGATCAGATGGATGAGGTTTACAAGGACACCAGAACCTGGTACATGTGGAAATCAAAAGAAGAGACCATTGCCATATTTACAACTGGATATGGGGATGATGTATATCAATCTTATGTCGGGTTTGATAATGATGGAAGAATTTGCAGAATCGTTACGGACTTCAATTTATTAGATTGGAATAGATAA
- a CDS encoding hybrid sensor histidine kinase/response regulator → MSLDNNEIPVNILIVDDRDENIYSLENLLIQEGVSINFLRATSGNEALKIAYKTDLALIMMDVQMPGMDGYEVATILKQKKTTQSIPIIFVTALTHESKYVAEGYSKGAVDYLFKPLDPFITKSKVNSFISIYLQQKMLERDYKNLEEIVQLRTVDLRQSNEELKVEINKRMLAEEQLKKYNEKLLAVNKDLDQFVYIASHDLKLPVANLEGLVTALREEMDIDGLSCFNIIDMIDLSTGQMRDTIDGLISIIRSQQLDNGSIEPVNCCEVLEEVKISISELIKAHNATISSDIDNTMDFNFNRTCFKSILFNLISNSIKYKHPDRLPSIKINFLITENYKILTVRDNGVGMTEEEQSKLFKVFSRLHNDEEAEGTGLGLYNLKKMLERYDACIEVKSEKGKGSEFKILFPLEYENLVK, encoded by the coding sequence ATGAGTCTAGATAATAATGAAATACCTGTTAATATACTTATTGTAGATGACCGAGATGAAAACATCTACAGCCTTGAAAATCTGCTTATTCAGGAGGGGGTAAGTATTAATTTCCTGAGAGCAACTTCGGGAAATGAAGCCTTGAAAATTGCCTACAAAACAGACCTGGCTCTTATAATGATGGATGTGCAGATGCCCGGTATGGATGGTTATGAAGTGGCTACTATTTTAAAACAGAAGAAAACAACCCAGAGCATACCTATCATTTTTGTCACAGCACTTACTCATGAAAGCAAATATGTTGCAGAAGGCTATAGTAAAGGAGCGGTAGACTATTTATTTAAACCACTAGACCCTTTTATTACAAAGTCTAAAGTAAATTCTTTTATTTCTATTTACCTTCAGCAGAAAATGTTAGAGAGGGATTACAAAAACCTGGAGGAAATAGTTCAGCTAAGAACAGTTGATTTAAGACAAAGTAACGAAGAATTAAAGGTTGAAATCAATAAAAGGATGCTTGCTGAAGAACAATTGAAAAAGTACAATGAAAAGTTGCTTGCGGTGAATAAAGACCTTGATCAGTTTGTTTACATAGCCTCTCATGACCTTAAGCTGCCTGTTGCCAATCTTGAAGGACTGGTTACTGCCTTAAGAGAAGAAATGGATATCGATGGTCTTAGTTGTTTCAATATTATAGATATGATTGACTTGTCGACAGGTCAAATGCGTGATACAATAGATGGTTTGATAAGTATTATCCGAAGTCAGCAGTTAGACAATGGATCCATTGAACCTGTCAATTGTTGCGAAGTGCTGGAGGAAGTGAAGATTAGTATTTCTGAATTAATCAAAGCCCATAATGCTACAATCAGTTCGGATATTGATAACACAATGGATTTTAATTTTAACAGAACTTGTTTTAAGAGCATTCTCTTTAACCTTATTTCAAATTCAATCAAGTATAAGCATCCGGATAGGCTACCTTCAATTAAAATCAATTTTCTGATTACAGAAAATTATAAAATTTTGACTGTAAGAGATAACGGGGTGGGCATGACTGAAGAAGAGCAATCCAAATTGTTCAAAGTTTTCAGCAGACTTCATAATGATGAAGAAGCAGAAGGTACAGGTCTCGGACTTTATAATCTTAAAAAAATGCTTGAAAGATATGATGCTTGTATAGAAGTGAAAAGTGAAAAGGGAAAGGGAAGTGAGTTTAAAATTCTGTTTCCTCTGGAATATGAAAATCTTGTAAAGTAA
- a CDS encoding carboxymuconolactone decarboxylase family protein, which produces MESRIKIKDLEPNAYQAMYGVEKYLSSTSISKTYKSLIKIRASQINRCAFCIQMHTRDARLEGETEQRIYALSAWRETPFFTPEERVVLALTEEVTLIANNGVSDEVYKEAEKYFDGNYIAQLIMTIVSINGWNRIAVSTRLAPEVI; this is translated from the coding sequence ATGGAAAGCAGAATCAAAATCAAAGACCTGGAGCCAAACGCCTATCAGGCAATGTATGGAGTTGAAAAATATCTTTCTTCTACAAGTATTTCAAAGACATATAAAAGTCTAATTAAAATCAGGGCTTCACAGATAAACAGATGCGCTTTTTGTATTCAAATGCACACAAGAGATGCACGACTGGAAGGTGAAACAGAGCAGCGCATTTATGCTTTGTCTGCCTGGAGAGAAACACCTTTTTTTACTCCTGAAGAAAGAGTGGTACTTGCACTCACTGAAGAAGTGACACTAATAGCAAACAATGGTGTATCTGACGAGGTTTATAAAGAAGCAGAAAAATATTTTGATGGAAATTATATTGCACAGCTGATTATGACTATTGTTTCTATTAATGGATGGAACAGAATAGCAGTTTCTACTCGACTGGCTCCTGAAGTGATATGA
- a CDS encoding DUF1361 domain-containing protein: MNNSKKEIAAGIVLLSVFCFMLLTLRIHISGSYNFLFLTWNWLLAVIPLILAFIISSLNNKKLINILSFMVLGSIWLLFLPNAPYLITDIVHLKERTTIPIWLDALMLFSFAFTGLVSGLVSLYYVHQHFMKYSGDKLSWLFICIVSTLCSYGIYLGRFLRWNSWDILTETSTLFNDIIVNLFRVKAILVIGVFTSFLIASYYIVYILLTKKENI, translated from the coding sequence ATGAATAACAGTAAGAAAGAGATAGCAGCCGGAATAGTTTTGCTCTCAGTATTTTGTTTCATGTTACTTACACTTAGGATTCATATTTCGGGAAGTTATAACTTTTTATTCCTGACCTGGAACTGGCTTCTTGCTGTAATTCCATTGATATTGGCTTTTATAATCAGTAGTCTGAATAATAAAAAATTAATTAATATTCTTTCTTTTATGGTCCTTGGTAGTATATGGCTTTTATTTCTTCCTAACGCACCTTATCTGATTACAGATATAGTTCACTTGAAAGAAAGAACAACTATTCCTATTTGGTTAGATGCATTGATGTTATTTTCTTTCGCATTTACAGGACTTGTAAGCGGTTTGGTTAGTCTGTATTATGTACATCAGCATTTTATGAAATATTCGGGTGACAAGCTTTCCTGGTTATTTATTTGCATTGTGTCTACCTTATGTTCATATGGAATATATCTTGGAAGATTCTTAAGATGGAATAGCTGGGATATTTTAACAGAGACAAGCACGTTATTTAATGATATAATTGTCAATCTTTTCAGAGTTAAAGCAATATTGGTTATTGGAGTTTTTACTTCTTTCCTGATAGCTTCCTATTACATTGTGTATATTCTTTTAACAAAAAAGGAAAATATTTAA
- a CDS encoding monodechloroaminopyrrolnitrin synthase PrnB family protein: protein MTLETLKYPLLSEGNKWKKISQEIDKLDPIQIDRLVPFIHKLNREKNVQALAEILYKHLPYPERLERFTYNESIACMRDIGIFLGSLKKHGTEPVEIIPELDYVLDVLSDKTNLPPRDTLFHYTIWNPSGLRIRTYTGLSDEIHLIESVKMSMFPLIDAIYNLIELHQTPLNSPVFEELCNIAEENLSGMINGIVYAKRNVSPAVFANELRFYFDPISLYRREFIGPGAVEMPLFVFDHLLWSSETDDEEYVKFKVTYLPFNQPDIRDIYYNYDNQPSLASKAIEALKQNPSYCSQTSKSARALLSLCNRLKSFRMPHKKLAEESYAQQKDRSHGSGGYSTDILSHIISLNLKTIANIEQAITRYGR from the coding sequence ATGACCCTGGAAACATTAAAATATCCCTTACTATCCGAAGGAAATAAGTGGAAAAAGATTAGTCAGGAAATTGACAAACTTGATCCGATACAAATTGATCGTTTGGTTCCTTTCATTCATAAGCTCAACAGAGAAAAGAATGTACAGGCTCTGGCCGAAATTTTATACAAACATTTACCTTACCCGGAAAGGCTTGAAAGATTCACTTACAATGAATCGATTGCCTGCATGAGGGACATTGGAATATTTCTAGGGTCATTAAAAAAACATGGTACAGAACCAGTTGAAATAATACCTGAACTGGACTATGTATTGGATGTTTTAAGTGACAAAACCAATTTGCCTCCAAGAGACACGCTTTTTCATTATACAATATGGAACCCCTCTGGTCTGCGGATCAGGACGTATACAGGTCTTAGCGATGAGATACATCTTATAGAAAGTGTTAAGATGTCAATGTTTCCATTGATAGATGCTATCTATAATTTAATAGAATTACATCAAACACCTTTGAACAGCCCGGTGTTTGAAGAGCTTTGCAATATAGCAGAAGAAAACCTTTCAGGAATGATCAATGGGATTGTTTATGCAAAGCGTAATGTTTCTCCTGCTGTTTTTGCTAATGAGTTAAGATTTTATTTTGATCCGATTTCTTTATATAGAAGAGAATTTATAGGTCCGGGAGCTGTTGAAATGCCGCTCTTCGTATTTGACCATCTCCTTTGGAGTTCTGAAACTGATGATGAAGAATATGTTAAGTTCAAAGTGACATACCTTCCATTTAATCAACCGGATATCAGAGATATTTATTATAACTACGATAACCAGCCTTCTCTGGCGTCAAAAGCCATTGAAGCACTGAAGCAAAATCCTTCATATTGCTCTCAAACTTCAAAATCTGCAAGAGCTTTACTTTCTCTGTGCAATAGATTAAAAAGCTTTAGGATGCCTCATAAAAAACTAGCGGAGGAATCTTATGCACAGCAAAAAGACAGAAGTCATGGAAGCGGCGGATATTCTACTGATATCCTAAGTCACATCATATCACTGAACCTGAAAACCATTGCTAATATTGAACAGGCGATCACCCGATATGGAAGATAA
- the efp gene encoding elongation factor P has product MATTSDISKGAFLRYNGELVMVTDYTHITPGKGNAIYTVKSRNVKTGKQSEIRFRSGEKIELVRVETRELQYLYQEGDSLICMHPETFEQLPVPMVLFGESLKFLKENTIVLVKFDDNDIPVYAEPPTHVELEVTYTEPGLKGDTSTRALKPATVETGATVQVPLFVEAGERIKVNAETGEYVERVK; this is encoded by the coding sequence ATGGCTACTACTTCGGATATTTCCAAAGGCGCATTTTTGAGATATAATGGTGAGTTGGTGATGGTTACAGATTATACTCACATTACACCCGGAAAAGGTAATGCGATCTATACTGTGAAAAGTCGCAATGTCAAAACCGGTAAACAAAGTGAAATCAGATTCCGCTCAGGAGAAAAAATTGAGCTGGTAAGAGTGGAAACCCGCGAATTGCAATATCTGTATCAGGAAGGTGATTCCCTTATCTGCATGCATCCTGAGACATTTGAACAACTACCAGTTCCAATGGTACTGTTTGGTGAATCTCTTAAGTTTTTAAAAGAGAATACCATTGTTCTTGTAAAGTTTGATGACAATGATATTCCTGTTTATGCTGAGCCTCCAACACACGTTGAACTGGAAGTGACTTATACAGAACCAGGATTAAAAGGAGATACGTCAACAAGAGCTTTAAAACCTGCCACTGTTGAAACTGGGGCTACCGTTCAGGTTCCTCTGTTTGTGGAGGCTGGAGAAAGAATAAAAGTTAATGCAGAGACAGGGGAGTACGTTGAAAGAGTAAAGTAA
- a CDS encoding sigma-70 family RNA polymerase sigma factor has translation MTQLDFIEYQKYLFVIAYNILGDIQTAEDLVQDTYEKWLGLDHDKIRDVRSYLSKITVNKAIDTLKKIKQEREAYKGIWLPEPILTEVDHVDEQTIDYAFLVILEKLNPYERAVIVLRELIGYSYPQIADLLEISQENSRQLFHRASKKLKKSTFEQYKIKEEQKELFKAFIEAIDSKDYNKLTMLLKNDAILYSDGGGKVAAAINPIYGVVNILKFFQGVFKSERGEFKFHKINLNGKAGIKIELNGNLHSVLYPEIVNDRIDDIFMIRNPEKIVFNKN, from the coding sequence ATGACCCAATTAGATTTTATCGAATACCAAAAATATTTATTTGTAATTGCCTATAACATTCTGGGAGATATACAAACAGCAGAAGATCTTGTACAAGATACATATGAAAAGTGGCTGGGGCTGGATCATGACAAGATCAGAGATGTAAGATCGTATCTAAGCAAGATCACAGTCAATAAAGCAATAGATACTTTAAAAAAAATAAAGCAGGAAAGAGAAGCTTATAAGGGTATATGGTTGCCTGAACCAATATTAACAGAAGTTGATCATGTTGATGAGCAAACAATAGATTATGCATTTTTAGTAATTCTGGAAAAGTTGAATCCATATGAACGCGCTGTGATTGTGCTCAGAGAGCTGATCGGTTATTCTTATCCACAAATAGCAGATTTGCTTGAGATAAGTCAGGAGAATAGCAGGCAGTTATTTCATAGGGCCAGCAAGAAACTTAAAAAAAGTACATTTGAACAATATAAGATTAAGGAAGAGCAGAAGGAGTTGTTTAAAGCTTTTATTGAGGCGATTGATAGTAAAGATTATAACAAACTAACAATGCTTCTGAAGAATGATGCAATCCTTTATTCGGACGGCGGCGGTAAAGTGGCAGCAGCAATTAATCCTATTTATGGAGTTGTCAATATTCTTAAGTTTTTTCAGGGAGTATTTAAAAGTGAGAGAGGAGAATTCAAGTTTCATAAAATAAACCTTAATGGAAAGGCGGGTATAAAGATTGAACTAAATGGAAATCTTCATTCTGTTTTATATCCTGAAATTGTGAATGATAGGATTGATGATATATTTATGATCAGAAATCCGGAAAAAATAGTTTTTAATAAAAATTGA